In the bacterium genome, one interval contains:
- a CDS encoding TolC family protein produces the protein MSFYTKDIDKRLLKSLCILLTVFLWPKLKAQGFEQLLEQAKQHDPNYKLIEHEKSKVSHYFDQEMLSNAINLDVSAQKGFSSESNQDTLSVTGELSKSFVESGTSASVSYTQTQRPDREEKVTSIRVQQALLRNIFGRNARLKKSSLQDEVKLQLLQLQESYEQYVEQVLNDFFNYHLAKESFALSQELYQATQNLEQQVKAKYDLRIASKTDLSRAKLASLLSYEDYIAKQNTLDQMRAILSNRLGTQDIAMNDQERARLFAKLEQKVLALSTKDSDDLDNLRQVQIALLQQQAAKKNARLFKNQLLPDLQFVLGYTIDDSVRFNTAIERQETVFGLNLSVPIGDRQAKAAAALARIDFLKSMEDKRKIILDLKNNRDSLYIELKQAQQAKDISQQKVDLQQDIIKDEEKRYKIGSRSLTDLIELRKDFSQYNNDNQQAQLTYAQQMIAWLSLHDKLVDKVF, from the coding sequence ATGAGCTTTTATACCAAGGATATAGACAAGAGACTTTTAAAGTCATTGTGCATACTGTTGACTGTTTTTTTATGGCCAAAGTTAAAAGCACAAGGTTTTGAACAGCTTTTAGAGCAAGCAAAACAACATGACCCCAATTATAAACTGATAGAACATGAAAAAAGTAAGGTAAGCCATTATTTTGACCAGGAAATGTTATCCAATGCAATCAACCTAGATGTGTCCGCACAAAAAGGTTTTAGCTCAGAAAGCAATCAAGATACTTTAAGTGTTACTGGAGAGCTGAGCAAGTCTTTTGTAGAAAGTGGTACATCGGCATCAGTGTCTTACACGCAAACACAAAGACCGGATAGAGAAGAAAAGGTAACCAGTATTAGGGTTCAACAGGCTTTGTTAAGAAATATTTTTGGTCGCAATGCCAGATTAAAAAAATCATCCTTGCAAGATGAAGTGAAATTACAATTGTTGCAATTGCAAGAGAGCTATGAACAATACGTTGAGCAAGTGCTCAATGACTTTTTTAATTATCACCTTGCCAAAGAAAGTTTTGCTTTATCACAAGAGCTTTACCAAGCCACACAAAACCTGGAGCAACAGGTCAAAGCCAAGTATGATTTACGCATTGCAAGCAAAACAGATTTATCTCGAGCTAAATTGGCCAGCCTCTTAAGCTACGAAGATTACATTGCAAAACAAAATACCTTAGATCAAATGCGAGCCATCTTAAGCAATCGTCTGGGGACGCAAGATATTGCCATGAATGATCAAGAAAGAGCCCGTTTGTTTGCAAAGCTTGAGCAAAAAGTTCTTGCCTTAAGTACAAAAGACAGCGACGACTTAGACAATTTAAGGCAAGTGCAAATAGCCTTGTTGCAACAGCAGGCAGCTAAAAAAAATGCTCGCTTGTTCAAAAATCAGCTCCTTCCAGATTTGCAGTTTGTTTTAGGCTATACCATTGATGATTCGGTTAGGTTTAACACAGCCATTGAACGGCAAGAAACCGTTTTTGGTTTAAATTTATCTGTTCCCATCGGAGACAGACAAGCTAAAGCTGCAGCAGCTTTGGCCAGGATTGATTTTTTAAAATCTATGGAAGACAAAAGAAAAATCATCCTGGATTTAAAAAACAATAGAGACAGCTTGTATATTGAGCTTAAGCAAGCACAACAAGCCAAAGACATCAGTCAGCAGAAAGTAGATTTGCAACAAGATATTATTAAAGATGAAGAGAAACGTTACAAAATAGGCTCGCGCAGTTTAACGGACTTGATTGAGTTAAGAAAAGACTTTTCTCAATACAACAACGACAACCAACAAGCGCAATTAACCTATGCTCAGCAGATGATTGCCTGGCTCAGTTTGCATGATAAATTGGTAGATAAGGTTT